The following proteins are encoded in a genomic region of Cystobacter fuscus DSM 2262:
- a CDS encoding FAD-dependent monooxygenase produces MTHASILITGAGIAGPALAYWLNRYGMKTTLVERAEELRTGGQNVDLRGGGREVARLMGLEDEVRARNTTEEGIHFVDEAGRTRASLPATAFGGEGLVAELEILRGELAKLLYERTRDDTEYLFGDRVAGLVERGDKVHVQFLKGPERAFDLVIAADGIRSKTRELVFADEAEIKSFGAYVAYFTIPRLGSDGTWSRMLNAPGSRSVILRPDNQGTTRAFLGFFSRERGLDRLEPAEQKARLRRVFADVGWEAPRVLSEMETAPDFYFDTVAQVKMPRWSRGRVALVGDAGYCPSGFTGMGTSLAMVGAYVLAGELARHADHRAAFESYEALLRPYVTRAQSLPPGLPRLANPKTRAGIAIEHALLRVATRPVISRLLGHLLSTSDKSITLPDYSHVGHATSA; encoded by the coding sequence ATGACACACGCATCCATCCTCATCACCGGAGCGGGCATCGCCGGTCCCGCGCTGGCCTACTGGCTCAACCGCTACGGCATGAAGACCACCCTCGTGGAACGCGCGGAGGAATTGCGCACCGGTGGCCAGAACGTGGACCTGCGCGGCGGGGGCCGGGAGGTCGCGCGCCTCATGGGCCTCGAGGACGAGGTCCGCGCGCGGAACACCACGGAGGAGGGCATCCACTTCGTGGATGAGGCGGGCCGCACGCGCGCCTCGCTCCCCGCGACGGCCTTCGGCGGGGAAGGCCTGGTCGCGGAGCTGGAGATCCTCCGCGGGGAGCTCGCCAAGCTCCTGTACGAGCGCACGCGCGATGACACCGAGTATCTCTTCGGAGACCGGGTGGCCGGCCTCGTCGAGCGGGGAGACAAGGTCCACGTCCAATTCCTCAAGGGGCCCGAGCGCGCGTTCGATCTCGTGATCGCCGCCGATGGCATCCGCTCGAAGACCCGGGAGCTGGTGTTCGCCGACGAGGCGGAGATCAAGAGCTTCGGCGCCTACGTCGCCTACTTCACCATTCCGCGCCTCGGCTCGGATGGCACGTGGAGCCGGATGCTCAACGCGCCCGGGAGCCGCAGCGTGATCCTCCGTCCCGACAACCAGGGGACGACCCGGGCCTTCCTGGGCTTCTTCAGTCGGGAGCGGGGACTCGACAGGCTCGAGCCGGCCGAGCAGAAGGCCCGGCTGCGGCGGGTCTTCGCGGATGTCGGCTGGGAGGCGCCGCGGGTGCTGTCCGAGATGGAGACGGCGCCCGACTTCTATTTCGATACCGTGGCCCAGGTGAAGATGCCGAGATGGTCCCGGGGCCGAGTGGCCCTGGTGGGCGACGCGGGCTACTGCCCCTCGGGGTTCACCGGCATGGGCACCAGCCTCGCGATGGTGGGCGCCTATGTGCTCGCCGGAGAGCTCGCGCGGCACGCGGACCATCGCGCCGCGTTCGAGTCCTACGAGGCGCTCCTGCGCCCCTACGTCACGCGCGCCCAGTCGCTGCCTCCGGGCCTCCCGCGGCTCGCCAACCCGAAGACCCGGGCGGGCATCGCCATCGAGCACGCGCTGCTGCGCGTCGCCACCCGGCCCGTGATCAGCCGGCTGTTGGGCCATCTGCTCTCCACCTCCGACAAGAGCATCACCCTGCCGGACTACTCCCACGTGGGGCACGCGACGTCCGCCTGA